One Zeugodacus cucurbitae isolate PBARC_wt_2022May chromosome 3, idZeuCucr1.2, whole genome shotgun sequence genomic region harbors:
- the LOC128920335 gene encoding gamete and mating-type specific protein A-like, giving the protein MAKNFASVGLTEGQNTTVPPCKTTPAPIPSPCTTTPAPATPAPTPCSSTPAPVTPASTPCSSTPAPVTPTRSPRPRTPTLTPSAPVSIPCMTTPTPVTPASTPCITTPTPCIKTPAPCQDSVIANSNSKPMTASQSMDSKYLENICLDKRNGFLLPSLRSCNDYYICRNGDAVQLSCGKLHYNPLKGLCDRPEYAGCGHLLL; this is encoded by the exons atGGCAAAAAATTTTG catcGGTAGGTCTAACTGAAGGTCAGAATACAACAGTTCCTCCGTGTAAAACGACTCCTGCACCTATACCATCACCGTGTACAACAACCCCCGCTCCAGCAACTCCAGCACCTACACCGTGCTCATCAACGCCAGCTCCAGTAACTCCAGCATCTACACCGTGCTCATCAACGCCAGCACCAGTAACTCCAACACGTTCACCTAGACCAAGAACTCCAACACTAACACCTTCAGCTCCAGTGTCTATACCGTGTATGACAACTCCAACTCCAGTAACTCCAGCATCTACACCGTgcataacaacaccaacaccttGCATAAAAACCCCAGCACCTTGCCAAGACTCAGTCATTGCCAATTCCAACAGCAAACCAATGACTGCATCTCAGTCTATGGattcaaaatatttggagaATATTTGCTTGGATAAAAGGAACGGCTTTTTGTTACCTTCGCTGAGAAGTTGTAACGATTATTACATTTGCCGCAATGGAGATGCCGTCCAACTCAGCTGCGGCAAACTTCATTACAATCCTTTGAAGGGACTCTGCGATCGACCTGAATACGCTGGTTGTGGACATTTGCTTTTATAG
- the LOC105216507 gene encoding myotubularin-related protein 2 yields MDKAETLDATNSLADKIGTKNASTNSLDTADSKSSSIGSKQGVDVGATRDTPFVYLDGEEDQDQKNDVTYVCPFRGPAFGALTITNYRLYFRSLPLRDHDPPVVVDVPLGVIARVEKIGGATSRGENSYGIEIFCKDMRNLRFAHKQQNHSRRTVFEKLQSYAFPLSFSGRLFAFAHASASGPSPPPAENGWAVYEPLAELRRLGVPNDMWRITKLNEAYSVCDSYPVVWAVPKAASDEFLRRVAQFRSRCRLPVLSWIHPRSQATITRCSQPLVGVGGKRSADDELYLSYIMEANVQSDKLAIIDARPSANAIANKAKGGGYESEEAYKNVEIHFLDIHNIHVMRESLRKVKEACYPTIDDSKWLSAIDGTLWLKHIKCILAGAVRIVDKVETMSTSVVVHCSDGWDRTAQLTALSMLLLDPYYRTLRGFEVLIEKEWLSFGHKFQQRIGHGDNRHSDADRSPVFLQFIDCVWQVSQQFPNAFEFNEHFLITIIDHLYSCRFGTFLYNTEAERVAEDLKHKTVSLWTYINGSLNQYLNPLAFSHGAQTVLRPIASMRYVKLWKGLYCRWNPSIRPQNRIYHRTRELLALQDQLIKQVSDLRMKTSSRQTAQTSTRLASPMH; encoded by the exons ATGGATAAGGCAGAAACATTAGATGCTACAAATAGCTTAGCTGATAAGATTGGCACTAAAAACGCCAGCACTAATTCTCTTGATACAGCTGATTCAAAGTCCAGTTCAATTGGTTCGAAGCAGGGTGTCGACGTAGGTGCAACACGCGACACGCCCTTTGTTTATCTTGATGGCGAGGAAGATCAGGATCAAAAAAATGATGTTACATATGTTTGCCCATTTAGGGGACCAGCTTTTGGTGCTTTAACCATAACCAATTATCGCCTATATTTTCGTTCATTACCATTACGGGATCATGATCCACCTGTTGTTGTCGACGTACCATTGGGTGTAATAGCAAGAGTGGAGAAAATTGGTGGTGCAACATCGCGCGGTGAGAATTCTTATGGAATTGAAATATTCTGCAAGGATATGCGTAATTTACGTTTCGCacataaacaacaaaatcactCTCGACGAACTGTTTTTGAAAAGTTACAATCCTATGCTTTTCCACTTTCGTTCAGTGGTAGGCTATTTGCATTTGCACATGCTTCAGCTTCTGGACCATCGCCACCACCAGCGGAAAATGGTTGGGCAGTATACGAACCGCTAGCAGAATTACGCCGTTTGGGTGTACCAAATGATATGTGGCGTATAACTAAATTGAATGAAGCCTACAGTGTTTGCGATAGTTATCCAGTAGTTTGGGCTGTACCTAAGGCTGCGTCTGATGAATTTTTGCGGCGCGTAGCACAATTTCGTTCGCGTTGCCGTTTACCGGTACTATCTTGGATACACCCACGTTCGCAAGCTACTATAACGAGATGTTCACAGCCTTTGGTCGGTGTGGGTGGCAAACGTAGTGCAGATGATGAACTCTATCTTAGTTATATTATGGAAGCGAACGTGCAATCAGATAAATTGGCTATCATAGATGCACGCCCTAGTGCCAATGCTATAGCTAATAAAGCCAAGGGAGGTGGCTATGAGTCGGAGGAAGCGTATAAGAATGTGGAAATCCATTTTCTCGATATACACAACATACATGTGATGCGTGAAAGTTTACGTAAAGTAAAGGAGGCTTGCTATCCAACAATAGATGATTCTAAATGGCTTTCAGCCATTGATGGCACATTGTGGTTGAAGCATATTAAATGCATATTGGCAGGTGCTGTGAGAATTGTAGATAAAGTTGAGACAATGAGTACATCGGTAGTCGTACACTGTTCGGATGGCTGGGATAGAACCGCACAGTTAACTGCATTATCTATGCTATTGTTGGATCCATATTACCGCACCTTGCGTGGCTTTGAGGTACTGATTGAGAAAGAGTGGCTTTCGTTTGGCCACAAATTTCAACAACGTATAGGACACGGTGATAACCGCCATTCAGATGCGGATCGTTCACCAGTTTTCTTGCAATTCATCGATTGCGTTTGGCAAGTCAGTCAACAATTTCCGAACGCCTTCGAATTCAATGAACACTTTCTAATAACGATCATAGATCATTTGTATTCATGCCGCTTTGGCACTTTCTTATACAACACGGAAGCCGAGCGTGTTGCAGAAG ATCTTAAACACAAGACTGTTTCGCTTTGGACATACATTAACGGCTCGCTAAATCAGTATTTAAATCCGCTAGCCTTTTCGCATGGCGCTCAAACCGTACTGCGTCCAATTGCGAGTATGCGATATGTAAAATTATGGAAAGGTCTTTATTGCCGTTGGAATCCCAGCATACGACCACAAAATCGTATATACCATCGTACACGTGAATTGCTCGCACTGCAAGATCAACTCATTAAGCAAGTGAGTGACTTACGTATGAAGACTAGTTCACGTCAAACGGCACAAACATCGACGCGGTTGGCTTCACCTATGCATTGA
- the LOC105216508 gene encoding protein ABHD13 produces the protein MSQEFGGVPIALPRSRSIYAVCVAVLLAFLLFYYYYGSLLTLLLLFTITSFGFYYLQDMLLYHPDLPANSRIYVPIPKMHNLPHESINIHTPDKVTLHAFWVSQPKERSKAVPTFVYFHGNAGNMGHRMQNVWGIFNHLHCNILMIDYRGYGFSTGVPSEKGLLTDARAVIDYLYTRNDLDHTKIVLFGRSLGGAVVIDVAADTVYSQKIMCAIVENTFTSIPEMAVELVHPSANLIPRCCFKNKYLSSWKISKCSVPVLFISGLADNLVPPRMMRTLYMKCGSERKRILEFIGGAHNDTWIMDGYYQGIQQFLGECQSISTAPLEKPPEKSNVWHEIQDV, from the exons ATGTCGCAAGAATTCGGCGGCGTGCCAATTGCCTTGCCCAGGTCACGCAGCATATATGCCGTATGCGTTGCTGTACTTTTggcattcttattattttactaCTACTATGGTAGCCTTTTAACATTACTTTTACTTTTCACAATTACATCTT TTGGCTTCTACTACTTACAAGACATGCTATTATATCATCCCGATCTGCCCGCAAATTCACGCATTTATGTGCCTATCCCAAAAATGCATAACCTGCCACATGAGTCGATCAATATACACACACCAGATAAGGTAACTTTGCACGCATTTTGGGTGTCACAGCCAAAGGAGCGTTCCAAGGCAGTACCCACATTCGTTTATTTCCATGGAAATGCTGGAAATATGGGTCATCGCATGCAAAATGTATGGGGCATATTTAATCATCTCCACTGTAACATATTAATGATAGATTACCGTGGTTATGGCTTTTCAACTGGTGTACCctctgaaaagggcttattaaCCGATGCTCGTGCTGTAATCGACTACTTATATACACGCAACGATTTAGATCATACAAAAATAGTATTATTCGGCCGTTCATTAGGTGGTGCTGTGGTCATTGATGTAGCAGCCGATACTGTGTATAGTCAGAAAATTATGTGCGCAATTGTAGAAAACACATTTACCAGTATACCGGAAATGGCTGTTGAGTTGGTACATCCTTCCGCAAATCTTATACCTAGATGttgctttaaaaataaa TATTTATCTTCGTGGAAGATTAGTAAATGTTCCGTACCGGTTTTATTCATATCGGGTTTAGCAGATAACCTTGTACCTCCACGTATGATGCGTACTTTATACATGAAGTGTGGTAGTGAAAGAAAGCGCATACTCGAATTCATAGGAGGCGCTCACAATGATACCTGGATAATGGATgg TTACTATCAGGGCATCCAACAATTCCTTGGTGAGTGCCAAAGCATTTCAACAGCGCCATTGGAGAAGCCACCTGAAAAAAGTAATGTGTGGCATGAAATACAGGATGTTTAG
- the LOC105216509 gene encoding DNA repair and recombination protein RAD54-like, with the protein MRRSLAPSQNRSSKLRPSNDFISPLQNKRLRTCQEQLVKQKHSLRVVPLSEYELAIAKVLSRPFKVPIADYVPDYNGGNRCLGMRRSNVRKALHDPQACNALVLYTPPNYTEHERVTMDANKIQVHVVVDPLLTNILRPHQREGVRFMYECVEGRRGEFNGCIMADEMGLGKTLQCVTLVWTLLRQGPFCKPTISKAIVVSPSSLVKNWEKEFNKWLLGRLHCLAIEGGSKEDTIRALEQFIVDSGQRCGTPVLLISYETFRIYANILCRNEMGIVICDEGHRLKNSDNLTYQALMGLKTKRRVLLSGTPIQNDLTEYFSLVNFVNPEMLGSATDFKRNFENPILRGQNADSTDKEREKAVEKTQELIKLVNTCIIRRTNQILTKYLPVKFEMVICAKLTEMQMNLYRNFIKSDKIRRSLADCNEKATLTALADITTLKKLCSHPDLIYEKVLARENGFENSHDLFPANYNPKEFNPEMSGKFMLLDFMLASIRANSDDKVVLISNYTQTLELFEKLARKRKYSYVRLDGSMTIKKRSKVVDKFNDPESDCFLFMLSSKAGGCGLNLIGANRLFMFDPDWNPANDEQAMARVWRDGQKKPCYIYRLVATGSIEEKILQRQTHKKSLSSTIIDNNESNEKHFTRDDLKDLFQYEADILSDTHIKLKCKRCVNNIQMQPPPEDSDCTVHLSQWYHCSNNKGLPDSVLSQAWLSSKCVSFVFHHRSQGEVKVKDATEKENMPDQCNAVRNRRKDCVDADSDYEPDDPNDSDYA; encoded by the exons atg CGACGTAGTTTGGCTCCTAGCCAAAACCGGTCTTCAAAATTGCGTCCAAGTAACGATTTCATATCACCACTGCAAAACAAACGATTACGTACTTGTCAAGAGCAacttgtaaaacaaaaacacagttTACGTGTAGTACCATTAAGCGAATATGAGTTGGCTATTGCTAAGGTGCTGTCACGACCATTCAAAGTTCCCATTGCCGACTATGTACCAGATTATAATGGAGGTAACCGGTGCCTCGGGATGCGACGTAGTAATGTGCGCAAAGCACTACATGATCCACAAGCGTGTAATGCTTTAGTCCTGTATACACCACCAAATTATACAGAGCATGAACGTGTTACAATGgatgcaaataaaatacaagtaCATGTTGTTGTCGATCCACTACTAACCAATATTCTGAGGCCACATCAACGTGAAGGTGTCCGGTTTATGTATGAATGCGTTGAAGGACGTCGTGGCGAATTCAATGGTTGTATAATGGCAGATGAAATGGGTTTGGGGAAAACATTACAATGTGTTACGTTGGTGTGGACGTTACTGCGGCAGGGTCCCTTTTGTAAACCTACCATTTCAAAGGCAATCGTTGTTTCTCCATCCTCCTTGGTGAAAAATTGGGAAAAAGAGTTTAATAAATGGTTACTCGGACGTTTGCATTGCCTTGCTATTGAAGGCGGTTCTAAAGAGGATACCATACGTGCTTTGGAACAATTTATAGTGGACAGTGGTCAACGCTGTGGTACACCAGTTCTCTTAATAAGTTATGAAACGTTTCGTATCTACGCAAATATACTATGTAGAAATGAAATGGGCATTGTTATCTGTGATGAAGGTCATCGCTTGAAGAATAGTGATAATTTGACTTATCAAGCGCTAATGGGTTTAAAGACAAAACGTCGAGTTCTACTCTCAGGCACACCAATACAAAACGATCTCACTGAATATTTCAGTttagtaaattttgtaaatcCAGAAATGTTGGGCTCTGCCACAGATTTCAAGAGAAATTTCGAAAACCCTATATTACGTGGGCAAAATGCTGATTCTACAGATAAAGAGCGTGAAAAGGCTGTAGAAAAAACACAAGAGCTAATTAAGCTGGTGAATACATGCATCATACGACGTACCAATCAGATACTTACAAAATATTTGCCAGTTAAGTTCGAAATGGTAATCTGTGCTAAACTCACTGAGATGCAAATGAATTTgtatagaaattttattaagtctGACAAAATCAGAAGAAGCTTAGCCG ATTGCAATGAAAAGGCTACGTTGACTGCGCTCGCTGAtattacaactttgaaaaaactaTGCAGTCACCCGGATCTGATTTATGAAAAGGTTTTGGCACGTGAAAACGGTTTTGAAAACTCACACGATTTGTTCCCCGCAAATTACAACCCCAA AGAATTCAATCCCGAAATGAGCGGCAAATTTATGCTTCTGGATTTTATGTTGGCTTCAATACGTGCTAATAGTGATGACAAAGTGGTGCTTATATCGAATTATACGCAAACGTTGGAGTTATTCGAGAAACTAGCGCGAAAGAG AAAATACAGCTATGTGCGGCTCGATGGCTCAATGACAATAAAGAAGCGCAGCAAAGTGGTGGACAAATTTAATGACCCTGAATCCGATTGCTTTCTCTTCATGCTGAGTTCGAAAGCTGGTGGTTGTGGCTTGAATTTAATTGGCGCCAATCGTCTCTTCATGTTCGATCCCGATTGGAATCCTGCAAACGATGAACAGGCAATGGCACGTGTTTGGCGTGATGGTCAAAAGAAACCTTGCTATATTTATCGTCTTGTAGCC ACTGGTTCGATTGAAGAGAAAATTCTACAACGTCAGACGCATAAAAAATCATTATCAAGCACCATAATTGATAATAATGAAAGCAATGAGAAACATTTCACACGCGACGATCTTAAGGATCTGTTTCAATACGAAGCTGATATCCTGTCCGATACACATATtaa ATTAAAGTGTAAACGTTGTGTTAACAATATACAAATGCAACCGCCGCCTGAAGATAGTGACTGCACAGTACACTTATCACAATGGTATCACTGCTCCAACAACAAAGGACTGCCAGACAGCGTCTTATCACAGGCGTGGTTGTCAAGTAAATGCGTCTCTTTTGTCTTCCATCATCGATCGCAAGGAGAAGTAAAAGTGAAAGATGCCacggaaaaagaaaatatgccGGATCAGTGCAACGCTGTCAGAAACAGGCGCAAGGATTGTGTTGATGCCGATTCCGACTATGAACCTGATGACCCAAATGATAGTGATTACGCGTAG